CGGCTGGATGAATTGGCGGAGGGGCGTCAGCCGCCGAGTGCCGCTCCCAGCAGTTCGGCAACCACCTTCGGGTCGGCCTTCCCGCCCGTGGCGCGCATGACCTGACCGGTGAAGAAGCCCATCAGCCCCGTCTTGCCGCCCCGGTACGCGGCCACCTTATCGGGGTTGGCGTCCATGACCTCGCGGATGGCGGCCTCGAGGGCACCCGTGTCCGTCACGACGCGCAGGCCCTCGCGCTCGACGATGGCGGCGGGGGCCTCGCCCGACCCGGCGGCGCGGACGAGCACATCTTTGGCGATGCGGGTGCTGATCTGCCCGCCCGCGAGCAGGCCCGCGAGCGCGGGGAGGTCGGCGGCCCGGATGCGGCTCTCGCCGGCGCGCAGGGCAGGGGCGAGATCGTTCACGGTCCACCCGGCGATCTGCGCGGCGTGTTCGCCCGCATTTGCCTCCGCGAAGAACGCGCCCAGCACCGCGTCCCGCGCCAGCGTCCGCGCCTCGGCCTCGGCCACGCCCCCAGCGGTGAGGCGGGCGACCTCGGCCTCCTGCCCGGCGGTGAGGGGCTGTGGGGAGTGGGGAGTGGGCTGTGGAGCGTCGACCTTCGCCACCGGCTTCTCCGCCCTCGGCCCTCCGCCTTCGGCCTTCTGCTCCCTCCCCCACGTGTCCTTCAAGGTGATGATGCGCCCGAACACCAGCGCGTCCTCCCGGCTGTCCACCGGATCGCGCCAGAAGTACCCCTGCCGCTCGAACTGGTAGCGGGTGTCCGCCGGGTCGCCCGCCACGCTCGGCTCGACGTACCCGCGCGTCACGCGCAGGCTGTGCGGGTTGAGGAAGCGCAGGAATCCGGCGTCCACGGGCGCGGCCTCGTTCTCGTGGCTCATCCGTTCGGGGTCGAAGGGCGGGGCGATGTCGTCGGGGTTCTCGCCCTCGGGGTGGGGCACGCGGAAGAGGCGGTCGTACAGGCGGAACTCGGCGGGGAGGGCGTGCGCGGCGCTGACCCAGTGGACGACCCCGGCGGCCTTCGCCTCCTCACCGAGCAGGGTCGCCTGAATGGTCGTCACCTGCCCGGCGTCGTCCGTCTCGAACGAGTCGGCCCGGATGATTCCGGCCCCGCGCAGACGCACCGTACCGCCCACCGTGAGGCGCTTGTACCCCTTGGGCGGCTCGGGGTTGAAGTCCTCGCGCTCGATGTACAGCTCGCGGGTGAGGGGCACGTCGCGCACGGCCTGTTCGGGGGCCACCCGTTCACCCGTCGGCAGGGCCACGAGGCCGTCCGGCGAGTCGCGGATCACGTCATGCGGCCAGTAGGGGAGGGAGAGGGTGCGCGTCTCCCCTGCCGGAACGTTCCCGATCACCACGCGCACGGGGTCGAGGACGGCCATCACGCGGGGGGCGCGGTGGTTGAGGTCGTCGCGCACGGCGTTCTCGTACACGGCGATGTCCACGGTGCGGTTCGTGCGGCTCACCCCGATGCCCGAGGCGAAGGCGCGCACGGCCTCCGGCGTCACGCCGAGCCGCCGCTGGGCGCGCAGGGTGGGCATCCGGGGGTCGTCCCAGCCGCTCACCACACCCCCCTGCACGAGCTGGCGGAGCTTGCGCTTGCTGACCACCGTGTATTCCAGACTGCGCCGCCCGAACTCGTACTGGTGGGGGCGCGGCGAAAAGCCCAGCGTCTCCATCAGCCAGTCGTAGATCGCCCGGTTGTCCACGAACTCCAGGCTGCACATGGAATGGGTCACACCCTCCAGCGCGTCCTGAAGCGGGTGCTGGAAGTCGTACATGGGGTAGATGCACCACTCATCGCCCGCCCGGTAGTGCGTGGCGCGCAGGATGCGGTAGAGCACCGGGTCGCGCAGCTTCATGTTGGGGGAGGCGAGGTCGATCTTCGCACGCAGGACGTGGGCACCGTCGGGGAACTCGCCCGCGCGCATCCGCCGGAAGAGGTCGAGGTTCTCCCCCACGGAGCGGTCGCGGTACGGGCTGGGCGTGCCCGCCTCGGTGGCGCTGCCGCGCAGGCGGGCCATCTCCTCGCCGCTCACGGAATCCACGTAGGCCCGGCCCATCTCGATCAGGCGCTCGGCGTACCCGTAGTACCGCCCGAAGTTATCCGAGGCGTAGTAGAGGTTCGGCCCCCAGTCCCAGCCCAGCCACGCGAGGTCGTCCTGAATGCCCTGCGCGAACTCCTCGCTCTCACCTTCCGGGTTGGTGTCGTCCAGCCGCAGGTGGTAGCGGCCCCCGTACTGCACGGCGGTCTGGAAGTCGAGGAACGACGCGAAGGTGTGCCCCAGGTGCAGATAGCCGTTCGGCTCGGGCGGAAAGCGGGTCACGACCCCTGGGTACTTGCCAGCCGAGAGGTCGCGCTCGATGACTTCCGTGATGAAATTGGGGGCGACGCGGGGAACGGTGCCCGCCGTGTCCCCGCCCGTGGTGCTGTCTGGCCCGGTCATTGGGGTCAGGATAGCGCCGTCCCCCCACGCCTCACGGTGACGGGGGCAGTCCGGCGCTACGGTGCCCCGCATGACCCGCACCACCCCCTCCCCCGTGACCGTCCGCCGCGTCACCGACCCCGCCGACCCGGCCCTGGAGGCGTTCGGCCACATTCAGGAGGCGAGCTACTACGCCCCCGACATGCTCATCCCGCCGGGGGTCTTTCCGCACCTCGTCGCCGGGCGGGGTGGGCGCGAGGACCGCATCCTGGTCGCCGAGGACGAGGCGGGTGCCGTGCTGGGCGGCACGGTGTATCACCTGCTGCCACGGGCGGGCTTCAGCTCCTTCGTTGCGGTCTCGCCCGCCGCACGGGGCCGGGGGGTCGCCCGCGCCATTCACCGCGCCAAGCTGGGGGAGGTGCGGGCGCGGGGGCTGGCCGGACTCTTCGCCGACAGCGTGTTCGCCGGGCGGCAGGACACCGAGGCCCGCGTGGCGGAGGCCCGCGTCGGCACCGATCCGCTCGCCCGCCGCCGTGCGCTACACGCGCTGGGCTACCGCACCGTGGACGCACCGTACTGGCAACCCGTCGGCGGCCCGGACGGCAGCCCCCTCACCGACCTCGACCTCCTCTTCCACCCGCTGGACGGCGGAGACACGGTGGAGACGGCACTAGTGACGGAAACGCTGCGCGCCTACTGGGACGCCTGGCTGGGGAGGAAGAGGGCCGCAAGGGAGGCCGCTGCCCTCACCGAACGGGCGGGCCACCCCGACGCGCTCGCGCTGCTGTCCGCGACGCAGACGCCGAGGTACTGGAGGAGGTGAAGGAGGGGCAAAAGAAAAACACCGCCCGAGACGGTGTTCCTCTATGGTGGAGGCTAAGAGATTCGAACTCTTGACCCTCCGCTTGCAAAGCGGATGCTCTCCCGCTGAGCTAAGCCCCCTCAGCGCACGCAGGCTAGCAGAGGCCGGGGAGCGAGGCAAGGCGTAGGCCAGAGCGCGGACGGTCGGCGCTGGGCGACCCCGTTAGCATGTCGCCCATGTTCCGCCGCCGCCCTCCCCTGCCCCCCTTCCCACCGGGTGCCCTGCTCGTGGGCGGGGCGGCCCGCGACTGGCTGCGCGGCGTGGCCCCCAAGGACTTCGACTGGGCGACCCCCGACCCCGAGGGCGCGGCGCGGGCATTGGCGGGGGAGGTGGGCGGGTCGGCCTTCCCACTGGACGAGGAGCGCGGCTACTGGCGTGTCCACGCCCCGGACGGGGTGCAACATGACCTTGTTCCGCTGCCGGACGACGTGACGGACGACCTGCGGCGGCGCGACTTCACGGTGAACGCGCTGGCGCTGACGGCGGCGGGGCAGGTGATCGACCCCACGGGCGGGCGGGCGGACCTGCGTGCGCGGCGGCTGCGGATGGTCTCGGCGGCGAACCTGTGGGACGACCCGTTGCGGGCGTGGCGAGCGGTGCGGTTCGAGGTCACGCTCGGCTTCCGGCTGGAGGCGGGGACGGGGGCGGCGGTGCGGGAGGTCGCGGCGGAACTGGCGGCAGGCCA
This genomic window from Deinococcus sp. YIM 134068 contains:
- a CDS encoding glutamine--tRNA ligase/YqeY domain fusion protein; translation: MTGPDSTTGGDTAGTVPRVAPNFITEVIERDLSAGKYPGVVTRFPPEPNGYLHLGHTFASFLDFQTAVQYGGRYHLRLDDTNPEGESEEFAQGIQDDLAWLGWDWGPNLYYASDNFGRYYGYAERLIEMGRAYVDSVSGEEMARLRGSATEAGTPSPYRDRSVGENLDLFRRMRAGEFPDGAHVLRAKIDLASPNMKLRDPVLYRILRATHYRAGDEWCIYPMYDFQHPLQDALEGVTHSMCSLEFVDNRAIYDWLMETLGFSPRPHQYEFGRRSLEYTVVSKRKLRQLVQGGVVSGWDDPRMPTLRAQRRLGVTPEAVRAFASGIGVSRTNRTVDIAVYENAVRDDLNHRAPRVMAVLDPVRVVIGNVPAGETRTLSLPYWPHDVIRDSPDGLVALPTGERVAPEQAVRDVPLTRELYIEREDFNPEPPKGYKRLTVGGTVRLRGAGIIRADSFETDDAGQVTTIQATLLGEEAKAAGVVHWVSAAHALPAEFRLYDRLFRVPHPEGENPDDIAPPFDPERMSHENEAAPVDAGFLRFLNPHSLRVTRGYVEPSVAGDPADTRYQFERQGYFWRDPVDSREDALVFGRIITLKDTWGREQKAEGGGPRAEKPVAKVDAPQPTPHSPQPLTAGQEAEVARLTAGGVAEAEARTLARDAVLGAFFAEANAGEHAAQIAGWTVNDLAPALRAGESRIRAADLPALAGLLAGGQISTRIAKDVLVRAAGSGEAPAAIVEREGLRVVTDTGALEAAIREVMDANPDKVAAYRGGKTGLMGFFTGQVMRATGGKADPKVVAELLGAALGG
- a CDS encoding GNAT family N-acetyltransferase, which encodes MTRTTPSPVTVRRVTDPADPALEAFGHIQEASYYAPDMLIPPGVFPHLVAGRGGREDRILVAEDEAGAVLGGTVYHLLPRAGFSSFVAVSPAARGRGVARAIHRAKLGEVRARGLAGLFADSVFAGRQDTEARVAEARVGTDPLARRRALHALGYRTVDAPYWQPVGGPDGSPLTDLDLLFHPLDGGDTVETALVTETLRAYWDAWLGRKRAAREAAALTERAGHPDALALLSATQTPRYWRR